One genomic segment of Erythrolamprus reginae isolate rEryReg1 chromosome 2, rEryReg1.hap1, whole genome shotgun sequence includes these proteins:
- the PYCR1 gene encoding pyrroline-5-carboxylate reductase 1, mitochondrial, with the protein MSVGFIGAGQLAFSLARGFTAAGILAAHKITASSPDTDLPTVSGLRKMGVNFTISNKETVKNSDVLFLAVKPPIIPFILDEIGSDIEDRHIVVSCAAGVTISSIEKKLSAFNPTPKVIRCMTNTPVIVREGATVYATGTHAEVEDGKLLEQLMASVGFCTEVEEDLIDAVTGLSGSGPAYAFTALDALADGGVKMGLPRRLAVRLGAQALLGAAKMLLDSEQHPGQLKDNVCSPGGATIYALHFLESGGFRSLLINAVEASCIRTRELQCLADQEKVSPAAIKKTLMDKVKLESSTANKVSLFNKNNPGNKKY; encoded by the exons ATGAGTGTGGGATTCATCGGTGCGGGGCAGCTCGCCTTTTCCTTAGCGAGGGGCTTCACGGCAGCAG GGATTTTGGCTGCCCACAAGATAACAGCAAGCTCACCAGACACTGATCTCCCAACAGTATCAGGCTTGAGG AAAATGGGTGTAAATTTTACCATAAGCAACAAGGAGACAGTTAAAAACAGTGATGTCCTGTTTCTGGCTGTGAAACCTCCCATAATTCCCTTTATCTTGGATGAAATTGGCTCGGACATAGAAGATCGACATATTGTAGTCTCGTGTGCTGCTGGTGTTACTATCAGCTCAATTGAAAAG AAACTTTCTGCCTTCAACCCCACCCCAAAAGTGATCAGGTGCATGACGAACACACCAGTCATTGTGCGGGAAGGGGCCACTGTTTATGCCACAGGCACGCATGCAGAAGTGGAAGATGGGAAGCTCTTGGAACAACTGATGGCAAGTGTGGGCTTCTGCACTGAAGTGGAAGAAGATTTGATAGATGCTGTGACGGGACTCAGTGGCAGTGGACCTGCTTAT GCATTCACAGCCCTGGATGCCCTGGCAGATGGAGGGGTGAAGATGGGCCTTCCTCGTAGGCTGGCAGTCCGATTGGGAGCTCAAGCCTTATTG GGAGCTGCCAAAATGCTGTTGGATTCTGAGCAACACCCTGGACAGCTTAAGGACAATGTTTGCTCACCAGGAGGTGCTACCATCTATGCTCTCCACTTCCTAGAGAGTGGTGGTTTCCGCTCACTGCTTATCAATGCTGTGGAGGCCTCCTGCATCAGGACACG GGAACTACAGTGTTTGGCTGACCAGGAGAAAGTCTCCCCAGCTGCCATTAAGAAAACCTTAATGGATAAAGTGAAATTAGAGTCTTCCACTGCCAACAAGGTCAGCCTATTCAACAAAAATAATCCTGGCAACAAGAAGTACTGA